In Halobacteriovorax sp. HLS, one DNA window encodes the following:
- a CDS encoding DUF4105 domain-containing protein, which produces MKVITLLFLFVIAAQASDNDNIAFLQWSQSHREMYQLNKKFVKRLEKKIEAKQIIGLELIIAEKSDIRVESRFGHAMFRFVDSDSDPGNDITVSFVADVDGPDMSTVGGITGKYTIFPVFKSMRLYIKQYIKDDGRPLERHIIPSDNSMREDLLATLQNWWKDIVDGEQRVYEEALKVAKEEAIKKGQELYKENGFEIFEMKFKDDLQERVYSFGIVEKESNPFQNDTQRNEALYRQAYKIAYKKLSKNLAENEIILNLGQELWSVENGENIYYMTSNDFEYAQELAQAFFKDQKFKLFTRFNAYMEPNGYYALKMEDELSPYENLSVKNKEKVELVIKNLEVKGILSENMGKYTFFSNNCAGAVIKLLKDANFPHKKRVGIQGRVPVKLDKWMARSLLNPYPAFRIDKAEKLKVKLSKLLGLNRKEFENYSFPIYQWPSLERNLTKEETFLFYNIYDSTLEQEYLSVVRQSLLGRSAPNYNIIHGLETAKSVIYELCTTKQCAKSITNLLKSNWTSKEIKKAKKQINRTGNNTFIYEGLLKRESVLNHLKLIKYIDKDFGL; this is translated from the coding sequence ATGAAAGTAATTACACTTCTATTTTTATTCGTAATAGCTGCTCAGGCATCTGATAATGACAATATTGCATTCTTACAATGGTCACAATCTCACCGTGAGATGTACCAGCTAAATAAGAAGTTTGTTAAGCGACTAGAAAAGAAAATTGAAGCAAAGCAGATCATAGGACTCGAACTAATCATCGCTGAGAAGTCAGATATTCGAGTCGAAAGCCGATTTGGTCATGCAATGTTTAGATTCGTTGATAGTGATTCTGATCCTGGTAATGATATCACTGTAAGCTTTGTAGCTGATGTAGATGGACCTGACATGAGTACGGTAGGCGGAATTACAGGAAAGTATACGATCTTTCCTGTTTTTAAGTCTATGCGCTTATATATCAAACAATATATTAAAGACGATGGTAGACCGCTAGAGAGACATATTATTCCGTCTGATAATTCAATGCGAGAAGACCTATTAGCGACCCTGCAAAATTGGTGGAAAGATATAGTAGATGGTGAACAAAGAGTTTATGAAGAGGCCTTAAAAGTAGCAAAAGAAGAGGCCATAAAAAAAGGTCAAGAACTCTACAAGGAAAATGGATTCGAAATTTTTGAAATGAAATTTAAAGATGATCTTCAAGAGAGAGTGTATTCATTTGGTATTGTCGAAAAAGAAAGTAACCCATTTCAAAATGATACCCAAAGAAATGAGGCCCTCTACAGACAAGCCTATAAAATTGCCTATAAGAAGTTATCTAAAAATCTAGCTGAGAATGAAATAATTCTTAATCTAGGTCAGGAGCTGTGGAGTGTAGAAAATGGTGAAAATATTTACTATATGACCTCTAATGACTTTGAATATGCACAAGAGCTGGCCCAAGCATTTTTTAAAGATCAAAAATTTAAACTCTTCACTAGATTCAATGCTTATATGGAGCCCAATGGTTACTACGCCCTAAAAATGGAAGATGAATTATCACCTTATGAGAATCTTTCCGTGAAAAATAAAGAGAAAGTTGAGTTGGTAATAAAAAACCTTGAAGTAAAGGGAATTCTAAGTGAAAACATGGGCAAGTACACATTCTTTTCAAATAATTGTGCTGGAGCAGTTATTAAACTTTTAAAAGATGCAAACTTTCCTCACAAGAAAAGAGTTGGAATCCAAGGTAGAGTCCCTGTCAAGCTAGACAAATGGATGGCCAGGTCATTACTCAATCCTTATCCAGCTTTCAGAATTGATAAGGCCGAGAAGTTAAAGGTCAAACTCTCTAAGCTCTTAGGTCTTAATAGAAAAGAGTTTGAAAACTATAGTTTTCCAATTTACCAGTGGCCTTCATTAGAAAGGAACTTAACCAAAGAAGAAACATTTTTATTTTATAATATCTACGACTCAACTCTAGAACAAGAGTACTTAAGTGTGGTCAGGCAATCTCTTTTAGGAAGAAGCGCACCAAACTACAATATTATTCATGGACTAGAGACAGCAAAGTCTGTCATTTATGAATTATGTACAACAAAACAATGTGCAAAGAGCATTACGAATTTATTAAAGAGCAACTGGACATCAAAAGAAATAAAGAAAGCAAAGAAGCAAATAAATAGAACTGGCAATAATACATTTATATATGAAGGATTGCTAAAACGTGAGTCTGTTCTAAATCACCTTAAACTCATTAAATACATAGACAAAGATTTTGGCCTCTAA
- a CDS encoding ParA family protein — MGIFFNKQREKSPVGKGKVISFLNQKGGVGKTTMAFNTAHALAQGGAKVLCIDMDPQSNLSYLFNIDVNETGATSIFQLLINSVRELKPLHRAAIWTDVLCREGDIDILPAGQELSGLELTVAGINGARQLILKKFIELNSLKTVYDYIIIDGPPTLGLIVVNILCASDGAIVPFRPDDFSRKGLNHFYEVLEDISDMGVSQIPEVLAHIPNLVDSRRKQESDDLLKIKNSLDEHFGGQAVVTAPFLNKAQLVKSQSQKKSVYDYASKEFLPLQGQFNDMAQIIKDWSKESHSEH, encoded by the coding sequence ATGGGAATCTTTTTTAATAAACAAAGAGAAAAAAGTCCTGTTGGTAAAGGCAAAGTCATTAGTTTTCTTAACCAAAAAGGTGGTGTAGGAAAAACGACAATGGCCTTCAATACTGCACATGCTTTGGCCCAAGGTGGCGCTAAAGTACTTTGCATAGATATGGACCCACAATCAAACTTAAGTTATCTCTTCAATATTGATGTTAATGAAACAGGTGCAACAAGCATTTTTCAACTCTTAATAAACTCAGTAAGAGAGTTAAAACCTCTACATAGGGCCGCCATCTGGACTGATGTACTCTGTAGAGAAGGTGATATTGATATATTACCCGCCGGTCAGGAGCTTTCAGGGCTAGAGTTAACGGTTGCTGGAATAAATGGAGCAAGACAGCTTATTCTAAAAAAGTTTATTGAACTAAATTCTTTAAAAACGGTCTACGACTACATAATTATAGATGGTCCACCAACTCTTGGGCTCATTGTTGTTAATATTCTCTGTGCAAGTGATGGGGCGATAGTTCCATTTAGGCCTGATGACTTTTCTAGAAAAGGACTCAATCACTTTTATGAAGTTTTAGAGGATATTTCAGATATGGGCGTTTCGCAGATTCCTGAGGTTCTTGCTCATATTCCAAACTTAGTTGATAGTAGACGTAAACAAGAAAGCGATGATCTTTTAAAGATCAAGAACTCTCTTGACGAACACTTTGGTGGACAAGCAGTTGTCACGGCACCTTTTCTAAATAAAGCACAATTGGTTAAGAGTCAGTCTCAAAAGAAGTCTGTTTATGACTATGCTTCAAAAGAGTTTTTACCATTGCAAGGTCAGTTTAATGATATGGCCCAAATAATAAAAGATTGGTCTAAGGAGAGTCATAGTGAGCACTAA